The Carnobacterium divergens nucleotide sequence TCAAGATGCGTATCAATTATTAAGTCCAACGTTTGGCGTCGCAGCAGCGAGTACTTTATTTGCAATCGCCTTACTTGCTTCAGGCCAAAATTCAACCATCACAGGAACATTAAGTGGTCAAATCGTCATGGAAGGTTTTATTCATATGCGTGTAGAGCCTTGGGTAAGACGTGTGATTACTCGTCTAATTGCTGTAGTACCTGTCTTTATTGTTACCTGGTTGATGGGTGCAAAGGGAACTGGGGAATTGTTGTTGTGGAGTCAAGTTATTCTTAGTCTGCAATTGCCTTTTGCAGTTGTACCGTTAGTGTTGTTTACAAGTGATAAAAAGAAAATGGGCAGTTTTGTCAACCCAACATGGGTGAAAGTAATTGCTTGGCTAGCGACAATCTTAATTACTGCATTAAATATTTTCCTAGTTGGTTATATTTTAATGACAGGACAAGATTTAGGCTAATAAGGATAAAAAGTCAACTTTTCGAGTTGGCTTTTTTGATGAATTTGTTAAAAATAGCGTTTAAAAGAAGTATTTGATTCCTAAATAAGGTAAAATAGAAGAAATGATTTTGATTTAGGAGGAAAAATAAATGGGCTTTCAAACACATGAAGAGTACTTAATGCGTTGCGTTGAACTTTCAAAATTGGCAAGGGAACATGGCAATACACCTTTTGGTGCGTTATTAATTGATAAAGAGGGTACCATACTCTTGGAACAAGAAAATATTGAAATCACAGAAAATATTTGTACGGGTCATGCAGAAACTACTTTAGCAGCGCGTGCTTCACAGAAGTACTCTAAAGAATTTTTATGGGATTGCACACTTTATACAACAGCCGAGCCCTGTGCGATGTGTACGGGAACGATTTATTGGGGCAATATTGGTCGAATTGTGTTTGGCATGACTGAAAAGCGTTTGTTGGAATTGACAGGTGATGATGAACAAAATCCAACCTTTGATTTGCCAAGCAGTACGATTTTAGCTCATGGACAAAAGGACATTCAGGTTCTTGGACCCTTTCCAGCAGTCGAAAAAGCAGCAGCAGCCGTTCATGAAGGGTATTGGGATTAAATTTTTAGGGGGAATAAGTGAATGAAAGCTTATCAAACAGTGTTATTTGATGTAGACGATACGTTACTTGATTTTGG carries:
- a CDS encoding nucleoside deaminase, producing the protein MGFQTHEEYLMRCVELSKLAREHGNTPFGALLIDKEGTILLEQENIEITENICTGHAETTLAARASQKYSKEFLWDCTLYTTAEPCAMCTGTIYWGNIGRIVFGMTEKRLLELTGDDEQNPTFDLPSSTILAHGQKDIQVLGPFPAVEKAAAAVHEGYWD